One region of Burkholderia pyrrocinia genomic DNA includes:
- a CDS encoding phosphatidylserine decarboxylase family protein, whose protein sequence is MPTEPHTPPATRRRLGEWLTHEEAHMAAFREKIAADARAHAGERLRTPAVQALARLFDDCPVLRMGLVRAIDEAVESGRRLGYTSIGELMTVIDHLMTYTPPFSESSLIVCPLNAFLDWPMCMPSGHAVFRDATVNAYLKRVLNVWCDFLGGPHSCEHLDASAPDGWFCDEASKRIGLSQFRYRDDQPHLGFDSWNDFFTRRFREGARPVDAPDDPHVIVSACEAAPYHTETNVKLRDTFWIKAQPYSLHDIFTRAGRPLAERFVGGDLYQAYLSAYNYHRWHAPVRGTVTHAYRIDGTYYSVAEAEGPDPAGLNDSQGYMTAVAARAIVAIESDDPGIGTVAAVFVGMGDVSSCVIEVLPGQRVDKGDEIGRFQFGGSTYCLLFEAGVIERFLYAPPFDGDTPVAQVNASVAIAR, encoded by the coding sequence CCCCACACGCCGCCTGCCACGCGCCGCCGGCTCGGCGAATGGCTGACCCACGAGGAAGCGCACATGGCCGCGTTCCGCGAAAAGATCGCGGCCGACGCGCGCGCGCATGCCGGCGAACGACTGCGCACGCCGGCCGTGCAGGCACTCGCGCGGCTGTTCGACGACTGCCCCGTGCTGCGCATGGGCCTCGTCCGCGCGATCGACGAGGCGGTCGAATCCGGCCGCCGGCTCGGCTACACGTCGATCGGCGAACTGATGACCGTGATCGACCACCTGATGACCTACACGCCGCCGTTCAGCGAATCGAGCCTGATCGTGTGCCCGCTGAACGCGTTCCTCGACTGGCCGATGTGCATGCCGTCGGGCCACGCGGTGTTTCGGGACGCAACCGTGAACGCGTACCTGAAACGGGTGCTGAACGTATGGTGCGACTTCCTCGGCGGCCCGCATTCATGCGAGCATCTCGACGCGTCGGCGCCCGACGGCTGGTTCTGCGACGAAGCGAGCAAGCGCATCGGGCTGTCGCAATTCCGCTATCGCGACGATCAACCGCACCTCGGCTTCGATTCGTGGAACGACTTCTTCACGCGACGCTTTCGGGAAGGCGCGCGGCCCGTCGACGCGCCGGACGATCCGCACGTGATCGTCAGCGCGTGCGAGGCCGCGCCGTACCACACCGAAACGAACGTGAAGCTGCGCGACACGTTCTGGATCAAGGCGCAGCCGTATTCGCTGCACGACATCTTCACGCGCGCGGGGCGACCGCTCGCCGAGCGCTTCGTCGGCGGCGATCTCTACCAGGCCTATCTCAGCGCGTACAACTACCATCGCTGGCATGCGCCGGTGCGCGGCACCGTCACGCATGCGTACCGGATCGACGGCACCTACTACTCGGTCGCCGAAGCCGAAGGCCCGGACCCGGCCGGGCTCAACGACTCGCAGGGCTACATGACGGCGGTCGCCGCGCGCGCGATCGTCGCGATCGAGAGCGACGACCCGGGTATCGGCACCGTGGCCGCGGTATTCGTCGGGATGGGCGACGTGTCGTCGTGCGTGATCGAGGTCTTGCCGGGCCAGCGCGTCGACAAGGGCGACGAGATCGGCCGCTTCCAGTTCGGCGGCTCGACGTACTGCCTGCTGTTCGAGGCCGGCGTGATCGAGCGCTTCC